One Chitinophagaceae bacterium C216 genomic window carries:
- a CDS encoding N-acetylgalactosamine-6-O-sulfatase — protein sequence MMIQRFILSILLVVFNLNITIAQKSNKPNIIYILADDLGYSELECYGNKFNETPFLNQMAAEGMLFTRFYASAPVCSPYRAALMTGQYPARVGITDYLRPNSQKHLQHAHITLAEMLKAEGYKTGIVGKWHLSGYKLHGAPESSPNEHGFDEVIVSENRGIAEGTYFHPYHFNTDIQKKLNTEHEYLTDRQNVEAIEFIERNKHQPFFLFLSHYAVHTTVHGKPEIVAHFKNKEEAGTSAPTPKNPDDDPYKKYPSGSKAQQNNPHLAAQLYSIDEGVGMIMKKLKEIGLDKNTIVIFTSDNGGETTITTNAPLRGGKSMLYEGGVTVPFIIWGPGVKKGAVCEQPIVNFDIYPTLKELTRAKNNTQLLDGVSFAPILKDPKAALPKRNFYWHYPLNEPHFLGGRSAGSIISGKWKLIEFFDNQTYELYNLEEDRSETTDLASQYPQIVEQLKKDLVAWRKNVGATM from the coding sequence ATGATGATCCAACGTTTTATACTAAGCATTTTGCTTGTCGTATTCAACCTCAACATTACGATTGCCCAAAAAAGCAACAAACCTAACATAATTTACATTCTCGCAGATGATTTAGGTTATAGCGAACTAGAGTGTTACGGCAATAAGTTCAACGAAACACCTTTTTTGAATCAAATGGCTGCCGAAGGGATGTTATTTACTCGATTTTACGCCTCGGCACCGGTATGTTCACCCTACAGAGCTGCCTTAATGACAGGACAATATCCTGCCAGAGTAGGCATTACGGATTATCTTCGGCCTAATTCTCAAAAGCATCTGCAGCATGCACACATTACCTTAGCAGAAATGCTGAAAGCAGAAGGATACAAAACCGGTATCGTGGGTAAATGGCATTTGTCTGGTTATAAACTACACGGCGCTCCAGAATCTTCTCCTAACGAACATGGGTTTGATGAAGTAATTGTAAGTGAGAACCGCGGTATTGCCGAAGGCACTTATTTTCATCCTTATCACTTCAATACAGATATTCAAAAAAAATTAAATACAGAACATGAGTATCTTACCGACAGACAGAATGTGGAAGCCATAGAATTTATCGAAAGAAATAAGCATCAGCCCTTTTTTCTTTTCTTAAGTCATTACGCGGTGCATACAACTGTTCATGGCAAGCCCGAAATTGTAGCACACTTTAAAAATAAAGAAGAAGCCGGCACCAGTGCGCCAACACCTAAAAATCCCGACGATGATCCCTACAAGAAATATCCATCAGGCTCCAAAGCCCAGCAAAACAATCCCCATCTAGCAGCACAACTCTATTCTATAGATGAAGGGGTGGGTATGATTATGAAAAAACTGAAAGAAATAGGGCTAGATAAGAATACTATAGTCATTTTCACCAGTGATAACGGAGGCGAAACAACCATTACCACCAATGCACCTTTGCGCGGCGGGAAAAGTATGTTGTACGAAGGCGGCGTTACAGTTCCGTTTATAATATGGGGGCCTGGAGTTAAAAAAGGAGCTGTTTGCGAACAGCCAATAGTCAATTTCGACATTTATCCTACGCTAAAGGAGTTAACTCGCGCAAAAAACAATACGCAATTATTAGATGGTGTGTCATTTGCCCCTATATTGAAGGATCCGAAAGCTGCCTTACCGAAAAGAAATTTTTATTGGCATTATCCTCTTAATGAACCTCATTTTCTGGGTGGCCGTTCCGCAGGGAGTATTATTTCCGGCAAATGGAAACTGATAGAATTTTTCGATAATCAGACCTACGAGTTATACAATCTCGAGGAAGACCGCAGCGAAACAACGGATCTGGCATCCCAATATCCACAAATAGTAGAACAACTAAAAAAAGACCTAGTTGCTTGGCGCAAAAATGTGGGCGCAACCATGTAA
- the aes_3 gene encoding Acetyl esterase — translation MKKVVFFLLLSFTCQIILAQTHYKTVKSIKYYPATFYSNDPYKDTMCVLDLYYPEGKKDFATIVWFHGGGITGGRRDLPEPLKNKGYAIATVEYRLSPHVKAPAYIEDAAAAVAWVFQNIHRYGGSDKLIFLSGHSAGGYLASMVTMNKAYLSKYNIDANRIAALIPFSGQAITHFTIRQERGVDALQPLIDSMAPLYYVRKEAPPIALITGDRELELLGRYEENAYWHRMMQLAGHTRTKLYELDGYDHGNMPEGAYALLLKIIRERSKEIFEAKP, via the coding sequence ATGAAAAAAGTAGTGTTTTTTTTGTTGCTGTCGTTCACATGCCAAATAATATTGGCGCAAACTCACTATAAGACTGTCAAAAGCATTAAATATTATCCGGCTACATTTTACAGTAATGATCCGTATAAAGACACCATGTGTGTGCTAGATTTATATTATCCGGAGGGAAAGAAAGATTTTGCCACTATTGTATGGTTTCATGGTGGCGGTATTACAGGAGGACGGCGAGATCTACCCGAGCCTTTGAAAAATAAAGGATATGCGATTGCAACAGTAGAATATAGATTGTCGCCTCATGTTAAAGCTCCGGCATATATTGAGGATGCTGCAGCAGCTGTGGCTTGGGTGTTTCAGAATATTCATCGTTATGGTGGAAGCGATAAGCTGATTTTTCTTAGTGGACATTCTGCCGGGGGCTATCTGGCTTCGATGGTTACGATGAATAAAGCCTATTTAAGCAAATACAATATTGATGCCAATCGTATAGCAGCACTTATTCCTTTTAGCGGGCAAGCTATTACACATTTCACCATCAGGCAGGAGCGGGGAGTGGATGCTTTACAACCTTTAATTGATTCCATGGCTCCGTTATATTATGTAAGAAAAGAAGCTCCACCGATAGCTCTAATCACAGGAGATAGAGAATTAGAGTTGTTGGGTCGATATGAAGAAAACGCCTACTGGCATCGTATGATGCAACTTGCCGGCCATACACGAACAAAATTGTATGAGCTCGACGGTTACGATCATGGCAATATGCCAGAAGGCGCTTACGCTTTGCTTCTAAAAATCATACGAGAACGTTCGAAAGAGATTTTTGAAGCAAAGCCTTAA
- the lacZ_1 gene encoding Beta-galactosidase — protein MYKTFTCLGIFVSSLVFAQAYQPAHTRLITTWGQAVNPQNVWQQYPRPQLERKEWKNLNGLWNYSIKNKGSVQPTSYDGKILVPFGIESALSGVGKPLLPDQELWYNRSFTIPDNWKGKDILLHFDAVDWEARVWVNDKLVGSHKGGSDPFSFNITPYLKPSGQQKLVVAVWDPTDTDFQARGKQVLDPKGIWYTAVSGIWQSVWLEPVSKSHISNLYPVPDIDKGTVKFHIKGENLNPSHQLHFVIKSNGRVIKDTTVAYASALELPISQAQLWTPETPHLYQTSVTVKQANKVLDAFKTYFAMRKVSMVRDANGYLRLALNNKPVFHFGTLDQGWWPDGLLTPPSEEAMMFDIIKLKEMGFNTIRKHIKVEPSRYYYQADSIGVLLWQDMPSGFKWPDHPSHVKHEDKEDWVRPKESAIQFEKEWKAIMDHLRFFPSIVMWVPFNEGWGQYDTKRITEWTKQYDPTRIVNSPSGWTDRGVGDVLDVHQYPGPGMGIVEQNKNRAMVLGEFGGLGLVIKGHIWDPNKRNWGYKTYTQDSVLVREYTELMHNLALMVKRGLAAAIYTQTTDVEGEVNGLMTYDRKVIKIEENLLRHLHAPMYDQPDDGVITFINQRSETDRPLLFYSYNATSTDWLTTSSTNFQQSKQPVELKKDGNVFAYQNVDLKKVPEGLGLKLYASGNVTVYINGVLVWSEDEVRIKRHYDDINLSQFTHLLKPGHNRIAVVANKATQKVPFDFSLYQWNRKS, from the coding sequence ATGTATAAAACGTTTACTTGCCTAGGGATATTTGTTAGTAGTTTAGTATTTGCACAAGCTTATCAACCTGCCCACACCCGACTTATTACCACCTGGGGACAAGCAGTAAATCCGCAAAATGTATGGCAACAGTACCCTCGACCTCAATTAGAGCGAAAAGAATGGAAAAATCTGAACGGCCTTTGGAATTATAGTATAAAAAACAAGGGAAGTGTTCAACCTACCAGTTACGATGGTAAGATCTTGGTTCCATTTGGTATTGAATCTGCCTTATCAGGAGTAGGAAAACCCTTACTACCCGATCAGGAGCTGTGGTATAATCGCAGTTTCACTATTCCCGACAACTGGAAGGGAAAGGATATTTTATTACATTTTGATGCTGTTGACTGGGAAGCTAGAGTATGGGTAAACGACAAGCTGGTCGGTTCGCATAAAGGAGGCTCGGATCCTTTTTCATTTAATATTACACCTTATCTTAAGCCTTCAGGGCAGCAAAAACTCGTTGTTGCCGTATGGGATCCTACCGATACCGATTTCCAAGCACGTGGTAAGCAGGTACTGGACCCTAAAGGGATATGGTATACGGCAGTTTCAGGTATCTGGCAGTCTGTATGGCTGGAACCTGTTTCCAAATCGCATATAAGTAATTTATATCCTGTTCCTGATATTGATAAAGGAACAGTAAAGTTTCATATCAAGGGAGAAAATCTGAACCCATCGCATCAATTGCATTTTGTCATTAAAAGTAACGGTAGGGTTATAAAAGATACTACTGTTGCTTATGCCAGTGCGCTAGAGTTGCCAATTTCGCAGGCCCAATTATGGACACCTGAAACGCCTCATTTGTACCAAACGAGTGTCACGGTGAAGCAGGCAAATAAAGTGTTGGATGCATTCAAAACCTATTTTGCCATGCGTAAGGTGAGTATGGTAAGGGATGCGAATGGATATTTACGTCTAGCTTTAAATAATAAACCAGTTTTCCATTTTGGAACTTTGGATCAAGGATGGTGGCCTGACGGTTTACTCACCCCACCTTCGGAAGAGGCGATGATGTTCGACATTATCAAGTTGAAGGAAATGGGCTTTAATACCATTCGCAAGCATATAAAGGTAGAGCCTTCGCGCTATTATTATCAGGCTGATTCAATTGGTGTATTGTTGTGGCAAGATATGCCATCTGGCTTTAAATGGCCCGATCACCCATCTCATGTAAAACATGAGGATAAAGAAGACTGGGTACGTCCAAAAGAGTCTGCAATTCAGTTTGAAAAAGAATGGAAGGCTATAATGGATCACTTGCGATTCTTCCCGTCTATTGTAATGTGGGTGCCGTTTAATGAAGGCTGGGGACAATACGATACTAAGCGGATAACTGAATGGACCAAACAGTATGATCCTACCCGAATTGTAAATTCTCCCAGCGGATGGACAGATCGTGGCGTAGGAGATGTGCTAGATGTACACCAGTATCCTGGACCCGGTATGGGAATAGTAGAGCAAAACAAGAATCGCGCTATGGTATTAGGAGAGTTTGGAGGCTTGGGACTTGTAATTAAAGGACATATCTGGGATCCCAATAAAAGAAACTGGGGATACAAAACCTATACTCAGGATTCTGTGCTTGTAAGAGAATACACAGAGCTGATGCATAATCTTGCTTTGATGGTAAAACGTGGTTTGGCCGCAGCCATTTATACCCAAACAACAGATGTAGAAGGCGAGGTGAATGGTCTGATGACATACGATAGAAAAGTGATTAAAATAGAGGAAAACTTATTAAGACATTTGCATGCTCCTATGTATGACCAGCCCGATGACGGCGTAATCACTTTTATCAATCAGCGTAGTGAAACCGATCGTCCATTGTTATTCTATTCTTATAATGCAACTTCGACAGACTGGTTGACTACTTCTTCAACCAACTTTCAACAAAGCAAACAGCCTGTGGAACTGAAAAAGGACGGCAATGTATTTGCCTATCAAAATGTGGACTTGAAAAAAGTTCCTGAGGGACTGGGTTTGAAGTTGTATGCTTCGGGAAATGTAACAGTTTATATTAATGGTGTACTAGTATGGAGTGAGGATGAAGTGAGAATTAAGCGTCATTATGACGATATCAATCTTTCCCAATTTACGCATCTATTAAAACCAGGCCATAACCGAATTGCTGTAGTAGCCAATAAGGCAACACAGAAAGTTCCTTTTGATTTTTCACTATATCAATGGAATAGAAAATCATAG
- a CDS encoding Alpha-L-rhamnosidase encodes MKIRILIWCLCLTVTTAAQVTVQHMRCEQLKNPIGVATATPNFSWQLYSKSRNVKQQAYQIIVSSSKERAEKNIGDIWDSGEVLSDETLFIRYQGRPLASNRYYYWRVRSITNKGEAWSAPAYFTIGLLQSSQWKAQWIGYDNAFPWDSISQWSRLSARYFRKEFTSSKKIKKAFVNIVGLGLYELYINGNKIGEQVLAPAPTDYRKSVFSNTFDVTAHITSGTNVIGVILGNGRFFTMRQQYKPQKINNFGFPKFLLQLDIIYEDGTTTQVLSDKSWKFTADGPIRTNNEYDGEEYDATKELGDWTKVGYNDKEWLQPQLVSAPQGNIIPQPNPFMKIMKRIAPVKLNKLREGIYILDMGQNFAGWLQIRVKGKRGDKVKLRFSESLQSDGELYVANLRDARVTDIYTLKGEGIEVWHPRFVYHGFRYVEISGWPGIPKLSDFEGHVIYDDMNDTGNLETSSETINKIIRNSWWGIASNYKGMPVDCPQRNERQPWLGDRAQGAYGESFLFDNQALYVKWLDDIRESQTEEGAIPDVAPAYWNYYSDNMTWPGVYLLVADMLYRQYGNKGVITAHYPFMKKWLTYMKRKYLKNYILTKDKYGDWCVPPEDLTIIRSQDSTRTTNGHLIATAYYYHFLQLMKSFAALSENIKDIEMYEQESKKVLEAFNNKFFNAQSCNYDNGTITANLLPLYFGLVPSDKKACVFDRIIKKMEADQMHISTGVIGTQWLMRGLTHYGRADVALTLATNTTYPSWGYMIANGATTIWELWNGNTASPQMNSQNHVMLLGDLLIWLFENVAGVKAARPAFKQIEMQPLFIPGLEYVRASYKSAYGLIRSSWQLEKEKIKWHIEIPANTNAIIKIPTNDPSSIKENGIPASQVEGVTLLEYKKGFAVFSLSSGSFQFEN; translated from the coding sequence ATGAAGATTCGGATATTAATATGGTGCTTATGTCTGACGGTTACAACAGCTGCACAGGTAACTGTTCAGCATATGCGATGTGAGCAACTAAAGAACCCGATAGGTGTTGCCACAGCCACACCCAATTTTAGCTGGCAATTATATTCTAAATCGAGGAATGTGAAGCAGCAGGCCTATCAAATTATCGTTTCTTCATCAAAAGAGAGAGCCGAAAAAAACATCGGTGATATATGGGACTCCGGTGAAGTGTTAAGCGATGAAACCCTATTTATTCGTTATCAAGGCAGGCCTTTAGCATCGAATCGTTATTACTATTGGCGAGTACGTTCTATTACCAATAAAGGCGAAGCGTGGAGTGCCCCCGCATATTTTACTATCGGATTATTACAATCATCACAATGGAAGGCTCAATGGATTGGGTATGATAATGCTTTCCCTTGGGATAGCATTTCACAGTGGTCAAGACTATCAGCTCGATATTTCAGAAAAGAGTTCACCTCGTCCAAAAAAATCAAAAAGGCTTTTGTTAATATTGTTGGTCTAGGGTTATACGAGCTTTACATTAATGGAAATAAAATAGGAGAACAAGTTTTAGCACCCGCACCTACGGATTATCGAAAATCTGTGTTCAGTAATACTTTTGATGTTACAGCGCATATTACTTCAGGCACTAATGTCATTGGAGTAATTTTAGGCAATGGACGTTTCTTCACCATGCGGCAACAATACAAGCCCCAAAAGATTAACAATTTTGGCTTTCCTAAATTTTTATTGCAACTAGACATTATCTATGAGGATGGTACCACTACCCAGGTGCTATCCGATAAAAGCTGGAAGTTTACAGCCGATGGCCCTATACGTACCAATAATGAGTATGATGGGGAAGAATATGATGCCACTAAAGAGCTGGGAGACTGGACTAAGGTGGGGTATAATGATAAAGAATGGTTACAACCACAACTGGTATCTGCTCCCCAAGGTAATATAATACCGCAACCCAATCCTTTTATGAAAATCATGAAGCGTATTGCGCCTGTTAAATTAAACAAACTAAGGGAGGGTATTTATATACTCGATATGGGACAAAACTTTGCAGGCTGGTTACAAATAAGGGTAAAAGGAAAGCGCGGTGATAAGGTAAAACTTCGTTTTTCTGAAAGCCTACAGTCGGATGGAGAGTTATATGTAGCTAATTTAAGAGATGCAAGGGTTACGGATATTTATACTCTAAAGGGCGAGGGGATAGAGGTTTGGCATCCTCGGTTTGTGTATCATGGTTTCCGCTATGTGGAAATCTCCGGTTGGCCCGGAATTCCGAAGTTATCCGATTTTGAGGGACATGTTATTTATGATGACATGAATGATACCGGTAATCTGGAAACTTCATCCGAAACGATTAATAAAATTATCAGAAATAGCTGGTGGGGTATTGCTTCCAACTATAAAGGTATGCCGGTGGATTGTCCCCAACGTAATGAACGCCAACCTTGGTTGGGCGATCGAGCGCAGGGCGCTTATGGAGAAAGCTTTTTATTCGATAATCAGGCCCTTTATGTAAAGTGGCTCGACGATATTAGAGAGTCTCAGACAGAGGAAGGGGCGATACCGGATGTGGCTCCGGCTTATTGGAATTACTATTCTGATAATATGACTTGGCCCGGAGTGTATTTGCTAGTAGCAGATATGCTTTACCGCCAGTATGGCAATAAAGGGGTAATTACAGCACACTATCCTTTCATGAAAAAGTGGCTCACCTACATGAAGCGTAAGTATCTTAAAAATTATATTCTTACTAAAGATAAATACGGTGATTGGTGTGTTCCACCAGAGGATTTAACCATAATACGGTCACAAGATAGTACGCGTACCACTAACGGCCACCTTATTGCAACAGCCTATTACTACCATTTTTTACAATTAATGAAATCTTTTGCTGCCCTCTCCGAAAATATTAAAGATATTGAAATGTATGAGCAGGAAAGTAAAAAAGTATTAGAGGCTTTTAATAATAAGTTTTTTAATGCGCAAAGCTGTAATTACGATAATGGAACCATAACAGCCAATTTGCTTCCTCTATATTTCGGTTTAGTGCCATCGGATAAAAAAGCATGCGTTTTTGATCGGATTATTAAGAAAATGGAAGCGGACCAGATGCATATCAGTACGGGGGTTATCGGTACGCAATGGCTGATGCGGGGATTAACCCATTATGGTCGCGCGGATGTAGCCTTAACGCTGGCAACCAATACCACTTACCCTAGTTGGGGTTATATGATTGCCAATGGAGCCACTACCATATGGGAATTATGGAATGGTAATACGGCCAGCCCCCAAATGAACTCACAAAACCATGTGATGCTACTAGGGGACTTATTAATTTGGTTATTTGAAAACGTCGCTGGGGTCAAAGCGGCTCGTCCTGCGTTTAAACAAATAGAGATGCAACCTTTGTTTATACCAGGGCTGGAATATGTACGAGCTTCCTACAAATCTGCCTATGGACTTATCAGGAGTTCTTGGCAACTGGAAAAAGAAAAAATAAAATGGCATATCGAAATTCCTGCCAATACTAACGCTATAATAAAAATTCCTACCAATGATCCTAGCAGCATAAAGGAAAACGGTATCCCTGCTTCCCAAGTTGAGGGCGTAACACTTCTTGAGTACAAAAAGGGTTTTGCTGTATTCAGTCTTTCTAGTGGTAGTTTTCAGTTTGAGAACTGA